From one Lycium ferocissimum isolate CSIRO_LF1 chromosome 7, AGI_CSIRO_Lferr_CH_V1, whole genome shotgun sequence genomic stretch:
- the LOC132063716 gene encoding aspartyl protease AED3-like, with protein sequence MEGSINILSLSLLLIFSLAQGGLTNPKCAEFPQDNKGSTLQVIHVNSPCSPFKQQKQSWVDSVLQMQSKDTTRLQFLASLVAGRSFVPIASGRQILQTPTYIVKAKIGTPPQTLMVALDNSNDIAWFPCSGCVGCSSSTVFAPAKSTTFKNVSCERAVCSQVPNRNCDAATCTYNLTYGGSSISGSLSVDTLSLAKDPVSEFYYGCVLKATGKSAPPQGLLGLGRGPLSFLSQSQSLYHSTFSYCLPSYKSPNFSGTLRLGPNGQPQRIKTTPLLTNPRRSSLYYVNLVGVKVGKRIVDIPPSALAFNPSTGAGTIIDSGTVFTRLTEPAYTAVRNEFRRRMGRKTPVTSLGGFDTCYTVPVTIPTITLMFAGMNVTLPQDNFLIKSSSSSTTCLAMAASPSDPVNSVLNVIASWQQQNHRFLFDVPSNKLGVARETCS encoded by the exons ATGGAGGGCTCTATCAACATTCTCTCACTATCCCTTCTCTTAATTTTCTCTCTAGCCCAAGGGGGTTTAACCAATCCCAAATGTGCCGAGTTTCCCCAAGACAACAAAGGCTCAACACTACAAGTCATACATGTAAACAGCCCTTGCTCTCCTtttaaacaacaaaaacaatcaTGGGTGGACAGTGTCCTTCAAATGCAGTCAAAGGACACAACAAGGTTGCAGTTCTTGGCTAGCCTTGTGGCTGGTAGATCTTTTGTCCCTATTGCATCTGGAAGACAAATTCTACAAACCCCAACTTACATTGTTAAGGCCAAGATTGGAACCCCACCTCAGACGTTGATGGTGGCTCTAGATAATAGTAATGATATTGCTTGGTTCCCGTGCAGTGGTTGTGTTGGTTGCTCCTCTAGCACTGTTTTTGCCCCCGCCAAGTCCACCACTTTCAAGAATGTTAGCTGTGAACGTGCCGTTTGCAGCCAG GTACCAAACCGCAATTGCGACGCCGCAACTTGCACCTACAACCTAACCTACGGCGGTTCCAGCATAAGTGGAAGCCTCTCAGTAGACACATTGTCACTCGCCAAAGACCCCGTGTCCGAATTCTACTATGGTTGTGTCCTAAAGGCCACTGGCAAATCAGCTCCACCTCAGGGTCTATTAGGTCTGGGCCGTGGCCCATTATCATTCTTGTCCCAATCCCAGAGCCTCTACCACTCCACATTCTCCTATTGTTTGCCCAGTTACAAGTCTCCCAACTTTTCTGGCACACTTAGGTTGGGCCCAAATGGTCAGCCCCAAAGGATTAAGACAACCCCATTGTTAACAAACCCAAGGAGATCATCCCTTTACTATGTCAACTTGGTTGGAGTTAAAGTCGGAAAGCGAATCGTCGATATCCCTCCAAGTGCTTTGGCTTTCAACCCTTCCACCGGTGCCGGCACCATAATTGATTCTG GCACAGTATTCACAAGGCTTACAGAGCCAGCATACACAGCAGTGAGGAACGAGTTCAGGAGGAGAATGGGTAGGAAGACGCCAGTTACGTCACTTGGCGGATTCGACACCTGTTACACCGTCCCCGTGACTATTCCAACAATAACACTAATGTTCGCCGGCATGAACGTAACATTACCACAAGACAACTTCCTTATCAAGAGCAGCTCTAGCAGTACAACTTGCTTGGCTATGGCTGCTTCACCTTCAGACCCTGTCAATTCTGTACTCAATGTTATCGCCAGCTGGCAACAACAGAATCATCGATTCCTCTTTGATGTCCCAAGCAATAAGCTTGGTGTTGCACGTGAAACCTGTAGCTGA